TTCGAGAGGCAGCTGGCGGGGTCGCGATGAGGCGCGATCCCGCGGCGCGGGTCGTTGGACACGGGACGTACCGGCGGGTATACTCTGCCAGCCAATCGAATAGGAGCCAAGCGGGACCCCTTCAGCTGCCGCCGATGCGCGGTCCCCACCTGAGCGGCGCGCGCGGCGCAGCTGCCTGGTCGAAGAGGAGCCAAGGGGGGCCGTCCCGGTACCTCCGTCCGACGACCCGGTGGTGCGCGAGCGCCGCCGGGATTCTTTCTAGTCAGGCCGCTATCCGAGGCGGCCGAGATCCAAGGCGGAGGTGGATGCCATAAACAACGAGCCTCGCGTGAACGAGCGGATCCGGGCGCCGCGGTTGCGTCTCATCGGCGTAGACGGGTCCCAACTCGGGATCTTCGCGACGGAGGACGCCCAGCGTATCGCCGACGACCAGAACCTGGACCTGGTGGAGGTCGCGCCCACCGGCGACCCGCCGGTGGCAAGGATCATGGACTACGGCAAGTACAAGTACGAGCAGGACATCAAGGCGAAGCGCGCGCGCAAGCACCAGACGACGGTACAGGTCAAGGAGATAAAGTTCCGCCCCAAGATCGACAAGCACGACTACGAGACGAAGAAACGCCACGTGGTGCGCTTCCTGGAGGCGGGTGCCAAGGTCAAGGTCACGATCATGTTCAGGGGCAGGGAGATGGTCCATCCCGAGCGGGGACTCGAGATCCTCGAGCGGCTCGCCGGGGAGGTCGCGGAGTTGGCCACGATCGAGAGCGACCCCAAGCTCGAAGGGCGCAACCTGCACATGCTGCTGCAGCCCGTCAAGAAGGAGCCGGCCAAGGAGGCCAAGGCCGAGGGCGGCGGAAGCGACGGGTCGTCGGAGGCCGAGACCGTCGAGAAGTCGGCACCGCAGTGACGGGCCCGGCGCGAAGAAGAGGAGCACCGCGATGCCGAAGATGAAGACGCACAAGGGGTCCGCGAAGCGCTTCAAGCTGACCGGGACCGGGAAGATCAGGCGCGGCAACGCGTTCTCCAGCCACATCCTCACCAAGAAGAGCCCTAAGCGTAAGCGCGGCTTCCGCCAGGACTCGTTCGTGGCGCCGGCGGACGAGCCGCGCGTCAAGCGGCTTCTCGGACGATAGCGCCCCCTCCGACACCACGAGGAGTGATAGACGATGCCTAGGGTCAAACGCGCGGTCAGCGCGAAGAAGAAGCGCCGGACCGTCCTGGGTCGGGCGAAGGGGTACTACGGCGCGAAGAGCCGCAGCTATCGTGTGGCCAAGGAGCAGGTCCAGCACTCGTTGCAGTACGCCTACCGCGACCGCCGCAACAAGAAGCGCGAGATCCGCCGGCTATGGATCGCGCGCATCAACGCGGGCGCCCGCGTGAACGGTATGTCGTACTCCACCTTCATGAACGGGCTGAAGAGAGCCGAGGTGGGTCTGGATCGCAAGGTGCTGTCCGACATGGCGGTCAACGACCCGGCGTCTTTCGCCAAGCTCGTCGAGCTCGCAAAGGAGAAGCTGACCGCGTAGCGGCGTGCCGTGCCGGCTGCTGCGCCGATCGTGCCCGGGCCCGCGTTCCCGGGGCTTCTCCTTTTGGTAGAGCCGTCCCCCTTTCGGTGATACTCCTGCTAGCGGGCGTGGCCGAACCGTGTGGCCGCTCCTCATGCCGTCGCCCGCGCATGACCGAGAGCCGTCGCGGAGGTGTCGCATGATGGAGAAGCGGGAAGGCGTCATGGACCTCATGGAGCAGGCGTTCCTGTTCGGACTCGGGGTCGCGTCCTACACGAGGGAGAAGGTCGACAAGACGGTGGAGGACCTCGTGGACCGCGGCCGCGTCAGCCGCGAGGAGGCGCGCGAGGTCGTCGAGAAGATGCGCGACCGCGGCACCCGGGAGAGGAGCGCGATCCGAGACGCGGTGCGCGAGGAGCTCAGGAGCTTGCTGATGCAGGCCGATGTCGCCACCAAGGAAGACGTCCGGCGTCTCGAGGCGGCGATCGCCGCCCTTCGCGCCGAGGAGACCGAGGCCCACGTGCTGGAGGCCCCGGAGCAGCCCTCCGGCGACCTGCCTCCCGACATGGCACCGTAGACGCCGC
This is a stretch of genomic DNA from Coriobacteriia bacterium. It encodes these proteins:
- a CDS encoding translation initiation factor IF-3: MDAINNEPRVNERIRAPRLRLIGVDGSQLGIFATEDAQRIADDQNLDLVEVAPTGDPPVARIMDYGKYKYEQDIKAKRARKHQTTVQVKEIKFRPKIDKHDYETKKRHVVRFLEAGAKVKVTIMFRGREMVHPERGLEILERLAGEVAELATIESDPKLEGRNLHMLLQPVKKEPAKEAKAEGGGSDGSSEAETVEKSAPQ
- the rplT gene encoding 50S ribosomal protein L20 → MPRVKRAVSAKKKRRTVLGRAKGYYGAKSRSYRVAKEQVQHSLQYAYRDRRNKKREIRRLWIARINAGARVNGMSYSTFMNGLKRAEVGLDRKVLSDMAVNDPASFAKLVELAKEKLTA
- a CDS encoding polyhydroxyalkanoate synthesis regulator, yielding MMEKREGVMDLMEQAFLFGLGVASYTREKVDKTVEDLVDRGRVSREEAREVVEKMRDRGTRERSAIRDAVREELRSLLMQADVATKEDVRRLEAAIAALRAEETEAHVLEAPEQPSGDLPPDMAP
- the rpmI gene encoding 50S ribosomal protein L35, whose translation is MPKMKTHKGSAKRFKLTGTGKIRRGNAFSSHILTKKSPKRKRGFRQDSFVAPADEPRVKRLLGR